From Acinetobacter suaedae, one genomic window encodes:
- a CDS encoding lytic murein transglycosylase, which yields MYRFSSFLGAALLTLSYNAHAELIINGAKVSTTKTTPAVSNTSTFSPTRDFQSCLAGLRSQAISSGVSGAIYDRYTQNLSADYSVIDRLNYQPEFSTPIWDYLSGLVDNERVQAGQQKLAQHRDVLRRVEQAYGVPAETVVAVWGVESNYGDISGRYPLLQALGTLSCEGRRQSYFRGEFFATMRILQRGDVTQDQLYGSWAGAFGHTQFMPSTYERLAVDFDGDGRRDLVSSIPDALASTANFLKRAGWQTGMPWGFEVKIPQGMSISGESRRNKKSLNSWIAQGVTRADGTALIQGNLTGSTQAGLISPAGANGPLFLVFRNFDAIYSYNAAESYGLAIAHLSDRLRGGTPFLTAWPTDDAGTSRAERREIQQFLIQRGYDIGAVDGLIGDKSRQAIRQEQTRLGLNPTGRAGQKILRAFRQEQARKMMQ from the coding sequence ATGTACCGTTTTTCTAGTTTTCTAGGCGCTGCCTTATTGACCTTATCTTATAATGCGCATGCAGAGTTGATTATCAATGGCGCAAAAGTTTCAACGACAAAAACAACGCCTGCAGTAAGCAATACCAGTACATTTAGCCCAACACGTGATTTTCAAAGCTGCTTAGCAGGTTTACGATCTCAAGCAATTTCTTCAGGTGTGTCTGGTGCAATCTATGATCGTTATACCCAAAATCTAAGTGCGGATTATTCAGTGATTGATCGTTTGAATTATCAGCCAGAGTTTTCTACACCGATTTGGGATTATTTATCAGGTTTGGTTGATAATGAGCGCGTACAAGCAGGGCAACAAAAACTTGCGCAACATCGTGATGTGCTTAGACGTGTAGAACAAGCTTACGGCGTGCCTGCTGAAACAGTGGTTGCGGTTTGGGGTGTCGAAAGTAACTATGGTGATATTTCTGGTCGATATCCTTTATTACAGGCATTAGGTACATTGAGCTGTGAAGGCCGTCGTCAAAGTTATTTCCGTGGTGAATTTTTTGCCACCATGCGTATTTTGCAACGAGGTGATGTGACTCAAGACCAACTTTATGGTTCTTGGGCAGGAGCATTTGGTCACACCCAATTTATGCCATCTACTTATGAGCGTTTAGCCGTAGATTTTGACGGTGATGGTCGCCGTGATCTCGTATCGAGTATTCCAGATGCTTTGGCTTCGACAGCAAACTTCTTAAAACGTGCTGGATGGCAAACAGGCATGCCTTGGGGCTTTGAAGTGAAAATTCCACAAGGTATGTCGATTTCTGGTGAAAGTCGTCGTAATAAAAAGTCACTCAATAGTTGGATTGCACAGGGCGTAACACGTGCAGATGGAACGGCGTTAATCCAAGGGAATTTGACTGGAAGTACACAAGCTGGTTTGATTTCGCCAGCAGGTGCGAATGGTCCATTATTTCTAGTGTTTAGAAATTTTGATGCGATATATAGCTATAACGCTGCTGAAAGTTATGGTTTGGCAATTGCACATTTGTCTGATCGTCTGCGTGGTGGAACACCATTTTTAACGGCATGGCCTACAGATGATGCGGGAACATCAAGAGCAGAACGTCGTGAAATTCAACAATTTCTGATTCAACGTGGTTATGACATTGGTGCAGTTGATGGTTTGATCGGCGATAAAAGTCGTCAAGCCATTCGTCAAGAGCAAACTCGTTTGGGCTTAAATCCAACAGGACGAGCAGGGCAGAAAATTTTACGTGCTTTCCGTCAAGAACAAGCACGAAAAATGATGCAATAA